AGTTCGCCGGCTAGGGCACGGTCCCCTCATGCGAAGCCAGGCGCGTCGCACAGGGACAGGGAGAGGTCGCCTCCGAAAGAGAAGGCGAAGGAGCGTGCAAGGTCGCCGCGGTCTCCTGCGAAGGCCAGCCTGTCGCACAAGGAGAAGGATAGGTCGCCTCCGAGGGAGAGGGCGAAGGACCAGCGGGTCAGGTCGCCGAAACACGCGCGGGAGCAGTCACGATCATCGTCGCCTGCCAGGAGGCGCGGCTCTAGGTCGCCATCGCCGCGCACCAAGAGGCTGAGGAGAGGCCAGGGTGAGCGGGAGGCCACCCAGGTAACTGACAGTGATCGCCGGAAGTCCAGTCATAGGGAGGAGCGGGACACAGGGAGGCACAGGGAGCCTGATGAGGGGAGGGATACTTCGAGGGACAGGAAGGTGGAGCGGGAGGCAGCGCAGGTAACCAATGGTGACCGCCGCAAGTCCTCTCATAGGGAAGAGAGGGAATCTGGAGGCAAGCACAGGGAGCATGATGAAGGGAGGGATGCATCTAGGGATAGGAAGGCAGAGCGGGAAGATGCCAAAGGTACTGCAAAAGATAAGAAGTCTGATCGAGATGATGGAAAGGATCATTCAAGAGATAGAAGGGCTGGAAGGGATGATAGGTCTGGTGCTTCAAAGGAGACATTATCGAGCCGGGATGATGATAGGCAGGATTCAAGAGGTGGAAGGCTTGATCGCGATGACTGGAAAGCTGCTTCTTCAAGGGAGCAAAGGGTGGACCGTAGTGACAAAAGGGATTCAACCAGAGAGAAACTGTCAGATTGGGAGGAGAGCAATGGAGGATCAGGAAGGTCATCTAGGCGTGGTCGATCAGCATCTCCAGATGAGCACAGGCATCGGGGCAGGCATGAATCCCATCCATCACCAAGGGTGCCCAGAAGTGGAACACGTACTGAGGTGTCTGGTGATATCTGGCCCTTCACTTTAAATCTCTGTTTCTCCATATCTACTTGGCTATGCATGATTGTTTTCCGATACAACTGGCAGATTTATTGTCTCCACCCAAATAAGTACAAAGTCAGAAAATTGATTTCAATGCCATCAATTTTGAACTATTATAATTGTAGATTGTGCAATCAGTAGTCCTCACACTCTCACTGCTAATCATAATGGGGCTGGTAAATTGCAATCTGACAGTCATTATGTTTCATTTCAGGATATCAACTCTAGAGGAGGTGAAGCATCCAGGTCAGTGCTCAGTAATCAACACTAACCTCTTTCGTGTTCCCTTAGCACCATAACTCTTATGACATTTGAAATCCTTAATAGAAGCATTGTTTGCTGCAAATTTTAAGTTTATGTTGTAGATGaacaaatgttttttttttttttttttttttgcaaaaacagCTATGGatctacaatttttcatgttcaAAATTGAGGAGACATTTCTTTTTTCTAGCCAGTTATCTTCCCACTCAAAAAGAAAACAGGGAACACTAAACACAATCATAATGGAGGCAATCAACACTCTGTGGTTTCTCTAGCTCTTTATTTAGCAATGACAGATCATTGTCTTTTGTTCACCCTCTCATTGCTAAAGTGAGATTGATGAATTTAGCCCTTTTTTTAATCTTGCTATTAGATAATGTTGTCCTGTCGATTTTCAATCCTGCTGTTGGTAGCATGTTATTATTACTATATGCAAGGTTCTCACTTTTATATATGCTTCGCATTTGGTAATGGTGAACTCTTCCTGTTTTGCTCAGGAGTGGAGATCCTGATGCTTTGGCAAGAATGAACTCTACCGCAGAAGCTCttgaagcaaaagaaaaggtggTGCATGATCCATGACGAATATTGTAGATGATTATGATAGCAATTTATCTATCTGAAGAATATCGCAACATTTCCATTTATGTGATGTTTGTTGTTTCCTTAAATATAAAATACTTGCCATTTTCTGTGTACGGTGATTTGAAACCTTCCCCACGCCCCTTGTTTTGCAGCAAAAGCCATCCTTTGAGTTGTCTGGAAAGCTTGCTGAGGAGACCAACAGAGTTGCAGGTGCTTAGCTATTGTATCTTATCataatttatttaattatttatatgAACATAGGTATACGATTGCTTGTGGTGCTGTGAGCATACTGCATTACCCTTGGTGATGACACTTTGTTCCTACTTCAGGTGTAAATCTATTATATACAGAGCCCCAAGAGGCTCGCATGTCAGAGATTAGATGGAGGCTCTATGTGTTTAAGGGTGGAGAACCACTGAATGGTAGTTGTTCTTGACTTGTTTACTCCATGTATGAGTAATATTTTTGCATTATGTCATGGTTTATGTTAGTTCGATAGTTTTTTctaaaataggtagaaagagcATACTCACATTTAGGCATTTAATATCCTATGGTGTCATATAGCTATTTTCCTCGGATGAACCCAGCAGCTGCACTAGCAAAAAAATATCTTTGTTCACCATGGATTGCCACAAAATCCCAGGACCATGTTCACTTACATGTTATGTCTACTGTATCACCTAAGCATGGCAATTATCCACTTATGGACTTTTATAATAATTATTTAATTTCTTTCCCAAATTTAAGCAAAGGAAAAGTTGGTTTTGGTTACAATTGGTGTAACCATGGCAAAAGAGGTGTGTAACAGAGAACGAACTTTTCTGTACTAGCAATTTCAGAAAGTTCTTGACCTTTTCAGTccattccctatttgacactagaaAATATACTCGTTCCTTTCTTGGCCCTCAAAAAATTTCCGGTCCCTATtgaacaccgagttcaactttcattccttatatGACACTCTGTTGGATTTTCCATCCAAGAACCGTTAAATgcggagggagaagggtggtggggcCCACATGACCCAAAATCGTCTTTTCGCCACGCATTTAACAGGTTCTCGGATGGAAAAATCCAATAGAGTGTCatataaggaatgaaagttgaactcggtgtcaaatagggaacggAAATTTTTTAAGGGTCaagaaaggaacgagtaatttttctagtgtcaaatagggaattatcTCTTTAAATAGGGCACAGGCAAACCTGTGGACTTGTCGAGTTATGACATTATGATAACATAAGGTTGCTTGAACTTCAGTATTGTCCTCTTCCTGGGATATTAGAAGGGCTCCTTGTAGTAGCATGCGCTGTATCTGTCAAATACAACTTGTTGTCTTCGTGAATGAATAAAGATTTGCAGTGAATCGGTTCACAACAGATATCTCATTACATTTGGTTTTTAAATTGGAGTGAATGAGCTCAATTTTGTTTTACTTACCTTTGAACAATATCATTGCTAATGTAGTAGCAATGGGTCAAATGACCAACATACCTGCATGTTGTCAGAAAACTGGATTTGAGCTCTGGTATGCACCCAACCAGCTCCGAAGGCCATCTGTATCTGCTCCTGCATGACTTAGAGCCATTTTCTTCCCCCTTTTGTGTTGTATGTAGGGTTCTAGGCTTTTTTACCTGGAGCTTAAAGTAATGTAGAACACAAAAACCATATGAAATCAGTTGGCTTTTCCCAATTTTCTGAGAACCCTGCAAAATCATACTTGTCTACAATTGATGTGTGGAATACTGAAGAAGTGACATGCTTTTCATTGTGATCCTATGCTTCTGTTTTGCACATTCTGCACTTGAATGTTTCTTATGGTATCTGATTTAACAGAACCACTGTATGTTCATCGGTTGACCTGCTACCTTTTTGGAAGAGAAAGGAAAGTTGCAGACATCCCCACAGATCATCCCTCCTGCAGCAAGCAGCATGCAGTTCTTCAATATAGGTATGCCTACACTTATATCTCTTTTTCTCAAAAGACGTAGGAGAGCAATGTGTCATTTCATTGACAATAAAAAACCCCTTATTGAGAACTCAATATAGGAgtcattgttttcttttcagaCTTGTGGAGAAGGAGCAACCAGATGGCATGATGGCAAAGAAAGTGAGGTAATTACATATGCTCATTAGTTTTTACACATGGTTATCATTGGGGATGAAAATGATCGGAAACGATATCACAATACAGAAAACGGAAGCGGCCAGGTTGGGATTTTCCCATATTTATGAAATATAAATAAGTACAAACAGGGTAAAACGACTATATAATTAGTTGATTAAGGAAACTTTTTTGTTTAGATAAAAACGGGAATGGTCAGAATTCAGAAATGGTATCATAATACGGAAATGATATCTGTCGGTTCGGGATTTATCCCAACTGTTTTCACCCCTAGGTATCATATTGTTTGCAATGTTTTATTACTCAATCACTGCTCTTAGATACGTATAATGCCTTCTTTGATCGCAATGTATTCGCAATGCTTTATCATGCCGACTTGTTTGACAGGCCTTATCTGATGGATCTTGATAGTACAAATGGGACTTTCATTAATGTAAGTGTTCTAGTAATATGCGTGTTAATCTTGTCAGATCTACCGGTCATGTTTTGACTCTTCTGTTATGTGAATTTTATTGTTACTGAGTGTGCTTTATTTATGCAGGAAAATCGCATTGAACCTCGTCGCTATTATGAACTATTTGAAAAAGACACAATCAAGTTTGGCAATAGTAGGTATGATCATAACCATGGAAGAAGTACTATATTTGTTTTCTGGTTAATATGTCCATAGTTGTCTTTGCTTTCTTCATTTGTTCTCATTGTATCAGTTCAAAAAGGTGGTGTATGTCTATATTCTTCAGTATCATGGGTAGTAACTACGGTTTCCTATGTGAATTGCTCAGTTTAAAACCTTTTTAAGTTTAGGTGTGAAATATATCCATTCTTCTTTTGTTAGGTGTTGCCACCACCTATATTAATTTGTAATTCTGACATTTCTCAGGAAAGTACTTCCTTCGTTAGAAATGTAATTTGTTTCACCTTTGGTTCACAAATTAAGTAGTAAGAGGAAATGGCTATGGCCCCTCATTTCCTCCATACTTAAGTTGGTTGTTTCTTTTTTAAGTATGTTGGGATGGGGAGGAGCTTGAGAGAAAGTTGGAGACTCATTTCTTTATGAGAACTGCATCAATATAGTTAGGGCACGATAGAGTGATAAGGTAAGTGTAATATGAAGTAGGTGGAACAACCTATTTTGAGTGTTCTTAAGGCTAAACCAACCTATATATGTTGTTGGAGTATATAAAATGTCcgtattttgtttatttttctgcAGTATGACAGCTGCTATGCTCATGGTGCTCTCTCTAGATGGGCTTCAGTTTGCAAATCCAATTTTACAATTTGTTCTAAGGAACATTAGTTGTACTTTGGGAAAACATTCTTTTATTGGTCTGTGCACAAGTAGTTTAACCTTTGAatatcttgaaaaaaaaaagttactcgTTGCTGCCTGATGGTTTATCCGTTTCAGATGCAGTGGTTCTATTTCCACACATTTCTAAGAACTATCATGTTAATATATCTGTCGATGTCTTTTTCCCCCTGCAGCCGGGAATACGTTTTACTCCATGAAAATTCAACAGGATGAGGATTGAAATGGCCAAATACTTTTACTAGAGGAGGAAATTCAGCAGAAGCATGCGTTGATACTTGTTttatttaggaaaaaaaattggaccGGAGATTGGTCAGCTGCTATTGCTTTTGTTCTGTGTTTTCTTCACAGGCGGGCTATCTTCATGAAGAGAGCAACCTGTAGCAGATAGCCTTGGTTTTGTATTGAAGCATGCTTTGTACTGCTGGCATTCATATCACTTGACATCGGAGGCAGCTGTTTAAGGATCTGTACTACAGTGATGTTGATCATGGATTTAGTACTACAGTAATCTTAATCGTGCCTCAGATTTGCTTGCCCTCCCCTATCCGGGCTGCTGCTTGTTCCGTGATACTCTGTGCCTGTTGCTCGAGTGTATGGGTAAgattgatcttagatgaactGCTACTTTCACAAATTGTTTTCTGTGATTCCGAAAATTAACACTTTGTTTTGGATCCCTGCTATGCATCCATCGAACTCAACACACGTCCATCTACACCGTTTCGAGCCCCCATGCATCTTAGTAATCCATTGTCATCGACATGACTGATCGTCTGGTTTGTTCTATTCGGCTGCGGCCCAAAACGCTGCAGCCAGCAGCCCAGCCGACGGCTGAAGGCCCAGGCTCCACCAGCACCAGGTCCTCCGTGGTTTGgacgccgccacgccgtccgcctcctccctccgctaAGGTCGCCGGCGCTAGAGGGCTCCAAATCGAGTTAGGGGCACCTCCCTAACCCGTTCCCCACCGGCGAGTGGCGCTCCGAGTAGGCGGCATCGACCCTGCACAGCTGCATCTCCGCCTCTGCCCTTCGCCCCGAGGTCCTCGTCTCCcaccccgcgcctccgcccacgGCCCACTCGTGACTGTGCAGACCGAGCCGGCCCGCCAACGTTAGTATCTCTCAAATCTCAATCCTCTCCATCCTTTCATGCTGTTAGATTTAATGCATCTGATCCGTGTGTGTGGATAGAAATGGCACTAGATGGTTTTCAAAAGAATTGGCATAGCTGCTATGGCGATTGCCGCAATACTTGTACTAGTTTTACAGAATATCTCGATTCATTGCTGTTGGCTAGCTGCAGTTGCTGTTGCGGCTGCAGTAGCGCTGCTGCAGCCAGCACTACCGAACGTTGCTGTTGCTTCTTATAATCTTATGGACGGCTGGACAATAGACATGCTGTGTtttctactccctccctcccaaattagcttttctagatacatagataatatctatgcatcaaGACATGagatatatctaagtgcataacaaagtctatgaatctaataaagtcaaaacgatctataatttgggacggagggagtgatATATCACTGTTTTGcatattttgttatttttatttcgAGGGTAAACATGaataaataatttatttatatatactgTACGTATCGGTGTATCCTGGTTTTTGGGGATTTGCCGTATCGGCATACAAGTATCGTGTATCGGTGAAACATAGCTAGTGATGGTTGGGAGATTGAATTTCACTGTGCCATCTGATAGCCAAATGACACCGTTCAATTATTCGTTGTGACCACTTTTTTGCTGTGGAGAAAACTTAACATCTGGTTCTAAAACTTACTGCTCTCTCGTATATATAAATCTAACAGAACTTTGTTTCTGCAGTCAGACATGGCATCAACTGTTACCAGCTCAGCTAGCACTCAGGCTGGGCTGATCCAAAAGCCAAGGAACCATGGTGTCACAAGGTACTCTGGTTTAAAGACATCATCTTCATCTGTTAGCTTTGGATTGGAGTCGTCGTTCCTGGGAAGGAATGCATCCCTCCGTGCATCTGTCGCTTCAAGGATTGTGCCGAAAGCGACATCTGGATCTCAGATATCTCCCCAGGCATCTTACAAAGTGGCCGTACTTGGTGCTGCTGGTGGGATTGGACAACCCCTAGGCCTTTTGATCAAGATGTCTCCTCTTGTGTCAGAGCTGCATCTGTACGATATTGCAAATGTCAAGGGTGTTGCTGCGGATCTCAGCCATTGCAACACACCTGCTCAGGTTCTGGACTTCACTGGCCCCTCCGAATTGGCAAATTGCTTGAAAGGCGTGGATGTTGTTGTCATCCCTGCCGGAGTTCCAAGGAAGCCAGGCATGACTCGTGATGACCTCTTTAACATCAACGCGAGCATAGTCAAGTCACTTGTTGAGGCTGTTGCAGACAATTGCCCAAACGCGTTCATCCATATCATCAGCAACCCAGTGAACTCCACAGTGCCGATTGCTGCTGAGGTTCTGAAGCAGAAGGGTGTCTACAACCCCAAGAAACTTTTTGGAGTTACCACCCTGGATGTTGTCAGGGCCAACACATTTGTGGCACTGAAGAAGAACCTCAAGCTCATTGATGTCGACATCCCAGTTGTCGGCGGTCATGCTGGGATCACTATATTGCCGTTATTGTCCAAGATGAGGCCATCTGTTACCTTCACAAAAGAGGAAATTGAGGAGCTGACAAAGAGGATACAGAATGCCGGGacagaggtggtggaggccaAGGCTGGTGCAGGGTCTGCTACCCTGTCCATGGCCTATGCTGCTGCCAGATTTGTTGAGTCGTCTCTCCGTGCACTGGCTGGCGATCCAGATGTCTATGAGTGCACATTTATCCAGTCTGAGGTTACTGATCTGCCATTCTTTGCATCAAGAGTCAAGTTGGGGAAGAATGGTGTTGAATCTGTTGTTTCCGCTGACCTCGAGGGAGTGACTGAGTACGAGGCTAAGGCGCTTGAGGCGCTGAAGGCTGAGCTGAAGGGAAGCATTGAGAAGGGCATTGCTTTTGCGAACAAACAGCAAGAAGCAGCTGCGTCTGTTTGAAGCGGGTGAAATGAAAATCCACAAGAAGAGAAATAGAGAATAAAGGAACAGTGATCTAGAATCCACAATGGCGTTTAGTTTTGCAGCCTAGAATTTTTTGTGTCCAGTAGGAAGATGCTCCTGATGAGTGATGAGCTACAATTGTGGCTGTTAGCTTCTAATGGTTATGTACGTGGGGGCTGGATGCCTCCCAAGTTATCTTTTTCTGAACCAGGCCCTGTTTAACGCAATACATAAATTTTGCTCCTTTTCTATTGTGGTTGTGCCTGTAGCTTGTTGGAGTTTACAGACTATCAGAGCGCTAATAAAGCATTTTTACGAAAGCGATGTGTACCGAAGACCTATTATTGGTTGTGTTCGTACTGCCGTGTTGCCTGCTGTTTAGCAACACAACTCTGTTTCCTTGCCTACTTATGCTAatactttttatttttctctatgTAATTGTCCAATTGGTCGACAGTAACTTGTCGAATTTGTTATGTTATATCTCTATGGTGACAGGGACGGCTGGAAGCTGGCATATGTCTTGGTAGATTCGGAGCTCGCAACCAGGCACTAACTATAATTTAATCATGTTGTTGCTGTCCTCTTTTCTAATTGGGACTTGAGGGTGAGCGTCTAGCTTGTTTAGTTGTTTTTCTGCTTGGAAATCAGGCGTCTTCTCCCATCAGTTCTGCTGTTGAGCCATTTCGGTGGGCTAGTAATGGGACTGCGCAGAGCGCCACTTTGGTGGGCTACAAATGGGCTGAATTCCAGCCCACGTTTGAAACTGGGCGTCCGAAAATGCCCTCTCCTCTATATAAACGCAGCCCTCGAAGCATCTTCACTTCCGAAACCCTAGCTTtcctgacgccgccgccgacccacCCCGACGCCGGTAAGAACCCTTGGTCTTCCACCTCGTCTTCCTCATGCGCGCGCTCCCAATCATCCTGCCTCGCTCCCTTCCGCTGATTCATTTGCCCTTTCTCCTGAATCGGTTGTTCATCTCTGGATTTCTTGGCGAAACCGCAGGTGATTAGGAGCAGGAGCAAGAGGGATCCGGGATGGCCAAGTCGAAGAACCACACGGCGCACAACCAGTCGTACAAGGCGCACAAGAACGGCATCAAGAAGCCCAAGCGCAACCGCCAGACCTCCACCAAGGGGGTATGTGCTTCGCTTTCCATGCTCGCCTATGCGCCATGCTAGATCTGAATTCTAAATCCGCGCGCATTCATAAATCCTTTGGCTTTGATATCAACGTGATGTTATTCGTTATGTGGTGACTTGTGGTACGCAATAGATTTAGTAGCATGGCTTGATACAATCAACACCAGATGATGCTAGTTAATCGTAGTTTTCTACTAGAGTGCGGTCTTTATTGCCCCGAAATCACCTAGCTTGCTGCGCAGTTGCTTAGTTTAGTTGTTTTTAAATTCATTATTTGGTTGTGTAAGTATTTAATGTGCAGCTGTAGAAGTCATGATTTGGTTTACACGGAACTTGGTATTCTGTCTATTCCTATTTTATTGGTGGTCTACTGCTAATTTGACCTGTGGAGTATATGCTTACAGGATTAGGTATTTTTGTTGTATGTTGCTCCAGTTGCAGACTTGTTTCATTACATTGGTACCATTGCAGATTTCCCTTGTAATTTTGTAGCTGCATTACCTGatgttttttttcagaattcGTTGCTGCTGAAATGCTGTTTGATTTGAGTCTTGTACGTTAAATCATATGCTATGCAAAAGTTTTTAAGGTCGTGACTTGGTATGCCTTGTCACTTAGGAGCTAAGGTATAACTAGCCCATGTGTGGCCTGGTTTCGTCTTGATGGGCATGGGTTATGTACGCCCTTGCATCCAAAAATATGTTTGTATAATCCTAGTTAGTGTGATGTACAGATTATTTCTAGTCATCCTCTGATGTCAATGTCGTGCTCATTTAAATTTACATTATACCTTGTGCCTATTTGTTTTTCTTATGCTCCATTGAATATTGTTTTATTCTGTGTTTGTCTATTAACTGTCTCTTTTGTTGTGGTTTTAGATGGACCCAAAGTTCCTGAGGAATCTGAGGTACTCAAGGAAGAACAACAAGAAGAGCGGCGAGGCTGAGGCCGAGGAGTAAACTGGTGGAATTTCAGCTGATGAATCTCTCTTGTATCCCTAGGGTCTGCTAGAGTCATGAACTTCATTCTCTGTTCTGTATTATCAAAGGAGTTCGCTCAGTTGGTTCCAAAGTTTTGTTTGTCATGCTGCCTGGCTGAACCGTTATTTGCAGCTTATGAGAATTGGGAACCCCAGTACCGTTTTCTTTGATGCCTGTTATCAACAGTTCGCCGTTTTCTTCGATGTCTTATCATCTTGCGATATGAGGATAGCGTTGTTGCTtgcccccccctcccccggcccccacccccacccccacccccaccccaacCCCCGGGACGTTTGAGCACCCCTCTCTAAGCAGAAAGGAATGAGGGCACATAAATAATAGATCTTtctattggaaaaaaaaaaggctgctCAGCATGCGTTCCGGTCTCAACGCTAGTTTGGATCCCTACGCGCATCCAAAAATAGCGATGAACCTAAACGGGGCCGAAATCTGATCTCGCCGGCTGGTTAGGCACAActctcgccggccggccgctcaGTAGTCATACCTCGGCGATTGCACGCGCAATGTGTGTGTATGGACAAGACACCCGTCGTGTGTCTGCTAAGCATTCTTTGAcactcatttttctttttctctgcaGATGAGCACGTAGGCCCAAGGAGCAGACCCAAGCTTTGTTTCAGGTTTCCCTCTTCTCACTGTTCTCCCTTAGCCTGTTCGGTCGTACATGTTTTGCATCTGTCAATTAACATACATTGGCTCGCTGTCAATTTCTTGTGTTTTGCAAGCAGCGCAAGGGGTTCTCTGCTGTTTCTGGTTTTCAGGAAAAATCCAACAACCGAGCAGTTGGAGAAGCGAAGGCCGCGAGAGACACTTGCGGACTGAAGTGTCTAAGCAGGTACCTGGTGCTACTGGCGCAGTTTCTTATCATTCAGGCTTGTGCATCTTGTTTCACTATTTCAATATtgttactttcatgttcaaaaaAATATAGTACTGGGCTACTGGTCTATCTAGCATCCCCAAATGTGCTTTCTGTTTTTGTCAGTATTACAACACTATGAATATACACAAAAGCCACTAGAAATACATTAGCACTGTTCCATCACTACACAACTTGGAACGATGCACTGTAATAGGAAGTTAAGACTGCAAAAATTAGTATGGTGCTTACAATAGGATACCAGTATACCATAGAGATTCCATGGTGCCCTctaatcaagaaaaaaaaacgtcCATACTTCCTTCACCATAGCTGTTTCAGTGATTTGCAGTTGCAGCTAAATCAACTGAAAGGAGGCTCTCCACTACCGATTCCATCGTTGGCCTTttcttcctctcttcctccAAGCACGAGACAGACAACTTGATCAAAGCTTTTGCTTGCGAGTAGTCGAATTCACCACCCAGTCTGAAATCCACAAACTCTGCTATCCAAAAGGGTTCCTCCCTGTCCAATCTGTAGGAAAGCATCTTGATGAACTTCTTCAGCATCACATGCACCTTCTCATCTTCACCTTTGACCAAATCAAAAACCCGTGTTCCTGACACCAGTTCGAGAAGCACAACTCCATAGCTGTACACGTCGACCTTGGCAGTTATCGGTAAACCAGATATCCACTCTGGAGCAATGTAACCTATGGTTCCTCGTGCTCGTGTTACATTTTGATTATCCCCAGATCTGTTGACCAGCTTTGCCAACCCAAAGTCAGTGATCTTAGGCTCCAGATCCTGGTCCAATAAAATGTTCTCAGGCTTCAGGTTGCAGTGAATGATCCACTCTAGGCACTCGTGGTGAAGATAGGCCAGTCCCTTTGCAACACCTAAGGCAATGTTGAATCTCTGATTCCATTCTAAAGAGATTTTACTTTTGAACAATATGTGTGCCAACGATCCTTTCTCAGCGTACTCGAGGACTAACATCCTGTGGGATCTTTCTGAACAAAACCCATATATTCTTACTAGGTTCATATGGTTGATCCTCGCAATAACATGCAACTCATCATTGAATTCTTCTCTGCTGTGCCTTATATTTCCCAGCTTTTTTACAA
This sequence is a window from Setaria italica strain Yugu1 chromosome III, Setaria_italica_v2.0, whole genome shotgun sequence. Protein-coding genes within it:
- the LOC101762273 gene encoding FHA domain-containing protein DDL, encoding MASAVERRREEHTRRSRSPAGDRERRGTPPRRRSPSERRKSSPARARSPHAKPGASHRDRERSPPKEKAKERARSPRSPAKASLSHKEKDRSPPRERAKDQRVRSPKHAREQSRSSSPARRRGSRSPSPRTKRLRRGQGEREATQVTDSDRRKSSHREERDTGRHREPDEGRDTSRDRKVEREAAQVTNGDRRKSSHREERESGGKHREHDEGRDASRDRKAEREDAKGTAKDKKSDRDDGKDHSRDRRAGRDDRSGASKETLSSRDDDRQDSRGGRLDRDDWKAASSREQRVDRSDKRDSTREKLSDWEESNGGSGRSSRRGRSASPDEHRHRGRHESHPSPRVPRSGTRTEDINSRGGEASRSGDPDALARMNSTAEALEAKEKQKPSFELSGKLAEETNRVAGVNLLYTEPQEARMSEIRWRLYVFKGGEPLNEPLYVHRLTCYLFGRERKVADIPTDHPSCSKQHAVLQYRLVEKEQPDGMMAKKVRPYLMDLDSTNGTFINENRIEPRRYYELFEKDTIKFGNSSREYVLLHENSTG
- the LOC101761852 gene encoding malate dehydrogenase, chloroplastic; the protein is MASTVTSSASTQAGLIQKPRNHGVTRYSGLKTSSSSVSFGLESSFLGRNASLRASVASRIVPKATSGSQISPQASYKVAVLGAAGGIGQPLGLLIKMSPLVSELHLYDIANVKGVAADLSHCNTPAQVLDFTGPSELANCLKGVDVVVIPAGVPRKPGMTRDDLFNINASIVKSLVEAVADNCPNAFIHIISNPVNSTVPIAAEVLKQKGVYNPKKLFGVTTLDVVRANTFVALKKNLKLIDVDIPVVGGHAGITILPLLSKMRPSVTFTKEEIEELTKRIQNAGTEVVEAKAGAGSATLSMAYAAARFVESSLRALAGDPDVYECTFIQSEVTDLPFFASRVKLGKNGVESVVSADLEGVTEYEAKALEALKAELKGSIEKGIAFANKQQEAAASV